Proteins encoded within one genomic window of Bermanella sp. WJH001:
- a CDS encoding NADH:ubiquinone reductase (Na(+)-transporting) subunit B yields the protein MGLKSFIESLEPHFTKGGKFEKMYPLYEAIDTGLYSPPSVTNNTSHVRDGIDLKRIMITVWLCCFPAMFFGMWNIGFQANNALDGMGVAEIEGWRGAVISMLAGYDANSIWDNLIFGATYFLPIYAVTFIVGGFWEVLFATIRGHEVNEGFFVTSILFALICPPNIPLWQVALGISFGVVIGKEIFGGTGKNFLNPALTGRAFLFFAYPAQISGDAVWTAVDGFSGATPLGLASTGGIDAVVASGVTWFDAFAGTIQGSIGETSTIAILIGGAVLLVMGIASWRIVAGVMIGMVALSTLFNFIGSDTNTMFAMPWYWHLAIGGFAFGMIFMATDPVSASMTNTGKYFFGALIGVMVVLIRVINPAFPEGMMLAILFANLFAPLIDHFVVQANIKRRVARNVG from the coding sequence ATGGGCTTGAAATCATTTATAGAAAGCCTCGAACCGCATTTTACGAAAGGCGGCAAATTCGAGAAGATGTATCCTCTTTATGAGGCGATCGATACAGGTTTATACTCACCCCCTTCGGTGACGAATAATACCTCTCACGTACGCGATGGTATTGACCTTAAGCGTATTATGATCACGGTTTGGTTGTGCTGTTTCCCTGCCATGTTTTTTGGTATGTGGAATATTGGCTTCCAAGCTAATAATGCACTAGATGGCATGGGCGTAGCTGAAATTGAAGGGTGGCGCGGTGCGGTTATTTCGATGTTGGCTGGTTACGATGCCAATAGCATCTGGGATAACTTAATTTTTGGTGCGACTTATTTCCTTCCTATTTATGCTGTGACATTTATTGTTGGTGGTTTCTGGGAAGTACTTTTTGCCACGATTCGTGGTCATGAAGTGAACGAAGGTTTCTTTGTAACCTCTATTCTTTTTGCATTAATTTGTCCGCCTAACATTCCATTATGGCAGGTTGCACTTGGTATCAGCTTTGGTGTGGTGATCGGCAAAGAAATTTTTGGTGGTACAGGTAAAAACTTTTTAAACCCTGCACTAACTGGTCGTGCATTTTTGTTCTTTGCTTATCCTGCGCAAATTTCAGGTGATGCCGTATGGACAGCAGTGGATGGCTTCTCAGGTGCAACACCGTTAGGTTTGGCTTCAACTGGTGGTATTGATGCTGTAGTTGCGTCAGGTGTAACTTGGTTTGATGCATTTGCTGGCACGATTCAAGGCTCTATCGGTGAAACCAGTACCATTGCTATTTTAATTGGCGGTGCTGTGCTTCTCGTCATGGGTATCGCTTCTTGGAGAATTGTTGCTGGTGTGATGATCGGTATGGTTGCCTTATCAACACTTTTCAATTTCATTGGTTCCGATACAAATACAATGTTTGCAATGCCTTGGTATTGGCATTTAGCCATCGGTGGTTTTGCTTTCGGTATGATATTTATGGCGACAGATCCCGTTTCTGCTTCCATGACTAATACGGGTAAGTATTTCTTCGGTGCTTTGATTGGTGTGATGGTTGTGCTGATTCGTGTTATTAACCCAGCGTTCCCAGAAGGCATGATGTTGGCAATATTGTTTGCAAATTTATTTGCACCATTAATTGACCACTTTGTAGTTCAAGCAAATATTAAGCGGAGGGTGGCTCGCAATGTCGGCTAA
- a CDS encoding Na(+)-translocating NADH-quinone reductase subunit A, with protein sequence MINIKKGLDLPIAGQPEQTITKGNDVSRVALVGFDYVGMKPTMLVQVGDKVKKGQLLFTDKKNEGVQYTAPASGTVVEINRGKRRVFESLVIEVEGNEEVTYSHFSASELSSLTRQQVESQLIESGLWTAIRTRPFSKAPAPESDVSSIFVSTLDTNPLAADPAIVIAEQKEAFANGLAVLSCLSKKVFVTKSPAASIPVGKAQVVDVKGPHPAGLVGTHIHHLDPVSATKTVWHVGYQDVIAIGQLFTEGKINTDRVISLAGPQVSKPRLIRTRVGACLTELLANELNAGENRVISGSVFGGRTAVGPTAYLGRFANQVSVLAEGRERYLLHYLRAGIDRHSVKNIYLSKLLPKKLLNFTTSTNGSERAMVPVGAYEKIMPLDILPTQLLRALIVEDMDSAISLGALELDEEDLALCTYVCSGKYEYGPILRGNLERIEKEA encoded by the coding sequence ATGATTAACATCAAGAAAGGTCTTGACCTGCCAATTGCTGGGCAACCGGAGCAAACCATTACCAAAGGTAATGATGTCTCTAGGGTCGCATTGGTGGGTTTTGACTATGTGGGTATGAAACCTACCATGCTTGTGCAGGTGGGTGATAAGGTCAAAAAAGGGCAGTTGCTCTTTACTGATAAGAAAAACGAAGGGGTTCAATACACGGCTCCTGCTTCAGGTACGGTTGTTGAAATCAACCGTGGCAAGCGTCGAGTATTTGAGTCGCTTGTGATTGAGGTTGAAGGCAATGAAGAAGTGACTTATAGCCACTTCAGTGCCAGTGAGCTATCTTCATTAACGCGCCAACAAGTGGAGTCTCAGCTAATTGAGTCTGGCTTGTGGACTGCTATTCGTACACGTCCATTTTCAAAAGCACCTGCTCCTGAAAGTGACGTAAGTTCAATTTTTGTATCTACGCTAGATACAAACCCACTTGCAGCGGATCCGGCTATTGTTATTGCCGAGCAGAAAGAAGCATTTGCTAATGGTCTAGCTGTTTTATCTTGCTTAAGTAAAAAGGTGTTTGTAACGAAATCACCAGCAGCCAGTATTCCGGTTGGTAAGGCACAAGTAGTGGATGTTAAAGGTCCACACCCAGCTGGCTTAGTAGGCACACATATTCATCATCTTGATCCTGTTAGCGCGACAAAAACCGTTTGGCATGTGGGCTATCAAGATGTTATCGCAATTGGCCAGTTGTTTACCGAAGGCAAAATCAACACAGATCGTGTGATTTCTTTAGCGGGTCCGCAAGTGTCTAAACCTCGTTTAATTCGTACTCGAGTCGGTGCGTGTTTAACTGAGCTTTTAGCGAACGAATTAAATGCCGGCGAGAACCGTGTTATTTCGGGTTCTGTATTCGGTGGTCGCACGGCAGTTGGTCCTACTGCTTATCTTGGTCGATTTGCTAATCAAGTATCGGTATTAGCCGAAGGCCGTGAACGTTACCTGCTTCACTATTTGCGTGCGGGTATTGACCGTCATTCAGTGAAGAACATTTATTTATCTAAGTTGTTACCTAAAAAGCTATTGAACTTTACTACCTCTACCAACGGTAGTGAGCGTGCGATGGTACCTGTAGGTGCGTACGAGAAAATTATGCCGTTGGATATTCTACCAACTCAGTTGTTGCGAGCATTAATTGTAGAAGATATGGATTCTGCTATTAGCTTAGGTGCACTTGAGCTGGATGAAGAAGACTTAGCGCTTTGTACTTATGTTTGTTCAGGTAAATACGAGTACGGTCCAATTTTACGCGGTAACCTTGAGCGTATTGAGAAAGAGGCATAA
- a CDS encoding glyceraldehyde-3-phosphate dehydrogenase — protein MSQDVREASLSDWTLREETAESMIPLIGGLYRKNNVVLSVYGRPIINRSVIDILKAHRFVRQVEKEELSVQETYPVITILKEMGVKSCHIDIGKMAVNFRKEGNGASLEDFVKAQLIELTAQEMTDAEGKDVVLYGFGRIGRLLARIMVEKAGGGTGMRLRAIVVRKGKGDDLVKRASLLRRDSIHGSFKGTIQVDEENSALIVNGTYINIIYAGNPTEIDYTQYGIKDALLIDNTGVWRDADGLGQHAACNGISRVLLTAPGKGDIKNIVYGVNHADMKAEDTILSAASCTTNAITPVLKALNDQYGVECGHVETVHSYTNDQNLIDNYHSGDRRGRAAALNMVITETGAASAVAKALPELKGKLTGNAIRVPTPNVSMAILSLTLNKEVSREDLNAFLRDTSLHSPLQKQIDYVASPEVVSSDFVGNRCAGIVDGEATIVSGNRVNVYVWYDNEYGYSCQVVRIAEQLCGVDYPAYPLVK, from the coding sequence GTGAGTCAAGATGTTCGTGAAGCCAGCTTGTCTGATTGGACGTTGCGTGAAGAAACCGCAGAATCCATGATCCCATTAATCGGTGGTTTATACCGTAAGAACAACGTTGTGTTGTCTGTGTATGGCCGTCCAATTATCAATCGTTCTGTGATTGATATCTTAAAAGCTCACCGTTTTGTTCGTCAGGTGGAAAAAGAAGAGCTTTCTGTTCAAGAAACTTACCCAGTTATTACTATCTTGAAAGAGATGGGCGTTAAGTCTTGCCATATCGATATTGGTAAAATGGCGGTTAACTTCCGTAAAGAAGGTAATGGCGCGTCTTTAGAAGATTTTGTTAAAGCCCAGCTAATTGAACTGACAGCACAAGAAATGACCGATGCTGAAGGTAAAGACGTTGTTCTATACGGTTTTGGACGTATTGGTCGTTTGCTTGCTCGCATCATGGTTGAGAAAGCCGGTGGTGGTACTGGCATGCGTTTACGTGCCATTGTTGTGCGTAAAGGTAAGGGTGATGACCTGGTTAAGCGTGCAAGTTTGCTACGTCGTGACTCTATTCATGGCTCTTTCAAAGGCACGATCCAAGTAGACGAAGAAAACAGTGCATTGATCGTAAACGGTACTTACATCAATATTATTTATGCCGGAAACCCAACTGAGATTGATTACACTCAGTACGGTATTAAAGATGCGTTATTGATTGATAATACGGGTGTTTGGCGTGATGCGGATGGCCTTGGTCAGCATGCTGCGTGTAACGGTATTTCTCGTGTGCTTTTAACTGCACCGGGTAAAGGTGACATTAAAAACATCGTTTACGGCGTAAACCACGCTGATATGAAAGCAGAAGACACTATTTTGTCTGCCGCTTCTTGTACCACGAATGCGATTACACCTGTTCTTAAAGCCCTTAATGATCAGTATGGTGTTGAGTGTGGTCACGTTGAAACAGTTCACTCTTATACAAATGACCAAAACTTGATTGATAACTACCATAGTGGTGATCGTCGTGGTCGTGCAGCAGCACTGAACATGGTTATTACAGAAACGGGTGCTGCGAGCGCAGTTGCTAAAGCATTACCTGAACTAAAAGGTAAGCTGACGGGTAACGCGATTCGTGTTCCAACACCAAATGTTTCAATGGCTATTTTATCTTTGACGCTTAATAAAGAAGTGTCTCGTGAAGATCTTAATGCATTTTTACGTGATACCTCTTTGCATTCTCCATTACAAAAGCAAATCGATTACGTTGCGAGCCCAGAAGTGGTTTCAAGTGACTTTGTTGGTAACCGTTGTGCGGGTATCGTAGATGGTGAAGCGACAATCGTAAGCGGCAACCGTGTAAACGTTTATGTTTGGTACGATAACGAATATGGTTATAGCTGCCAGGTAGTGCGCATCGCAGAACAACTATGCGGTGTTGATTACCCAGCTTACCCACTCGTTAAGTAA
- the mfd gene encoding transcription-repair coupling factor, with protein MAANPPLPSKSGDILSWGNIQGSHLAHAIADSAKSYTGLTIVVANNSSESQRLTEEIRYFFQGEVFNLPDWETLPYDYFSPHQDIISERLSTLVKLPQAKNSILVIPALSLQLKLPPVNYILGHSFTIKVSQTLNLDELKPRLISAGYQAVDGVFEHGEFCVRGAILDIFPMGSDQPFRIELFDDEVESIRWFNAETQRSTETTQSIELLPAKEVPLDKSGIRTFKQRWFDFFECDPKESPLYIDVTKQIAPGGIEYYLPLFFEETATIFDYLPLDCQLVFNQDLEKSLQHNWKDIEHRYEERRHDIRHPVLPPNEIYLNDNQTFAQFKHYGRIKTFQENIKEQTGHYNFSPPQLPSLQVNHKQDNPLEALENFLMENNETVVFCVESAGRREALLELLERINISPQVIDSWFDLNEHEFEFAITTAPIEDSFFSQTLNAWLISENALFGERIRQSRRQKQEKDQSENVIRNLTELTMGAAVVHIDHGVGRYRGMQTIEVDGDATEFVMLEYADQAKLYVPVSSLHLISRYSGADTDMAPMHKLGTEKWSAQRRKALEKIRDTAAELLEIYAKREAKPGHGFSFPRDDYEIFKSDFPFEETVDQKTAINAVITDMMKANPMDRLVCGDVGFGKTEVALRAAFIAVQNGMQVAVLVPTTLLAQQHFETFSDRFADWPIKVEGLSRFKTGQAKTKSLQMLEDGSADIVIGTHKLLQGDVKFKNLGLLIIDEEHRFGVQQKEKVKALRAEIDILTMTATPIPRTLNMAMSGVRDLSIIATPPARRLAVKTFVKIWDEHLIKEAVLREILRGGQVYFLHNEVKTIDKAAEDLAKLIPEARIGVSHGQMSERQLESVMGDFYHKRFNVLMCTTIIETGIDIPNANTIIIERADKFGLAQLHQLRGRVGRSHHQAYAYLLAPQEKKVSKDAEKRLDAITNAQDLGAGFMLATHDLEIRGAGELLGEEQSGHIQNVGFSLYMELLDRAVEAIKEGRELSLDNPTENQAEINLRIPALIPEDYLPDVHNRLILYKRIANAKDKHELKDLQVEMIDRFGLLPQQVKYLFQVTELKFKLASLGIVKLDAGDSQGRMEFGPQTSIDPYTMVRMVQTKPASYKLDGSNAFKFIFDMPDAQTRFSTINHVLDLLSQPGTP; from the coding sequence ATGGCGGCCAACCCTCCATTACCAAGCAAATCTGGTGACATTTTATCTTGGGGTAATATTCAGGGTTCCCATCTAGCCCATGCCATCGCCGATTCTGCTAAGAGTTATACTGGTTTAACAATTGTTGTGGCCAACAACAGCAGCGAAAGCCAGCGGCTCACCGAAGAGATTCGCTACTTTTTCCAAGGTGAAGTTTTCAATCTTCCGGATTGGGAAACCCTTCCTTACGATTATTTTTCGCCACACCAAGATATAATTAGCGAGCGTTTAAGCACATTAGTTAAATTACCACAGGCAAAGAACAGCATACTGGTAATCCCTGCGCTGTCACTTCAACTGAAGCTTCCACCAGTTAACTACATTTTAGGTCACAGCTTTACCATTAAGGTAAGCCAAACACTTAACCTTGATGAATTAAAACCGCGCTTAATATCGGCAGGCTATCAAGCTGTCGACGGTGTATTTGAACATGGCGAGTTTTGTGTTCGCGGGGCTATTTTAGATATCTTCCCAATGGGGTCTGATCAGCCATTTCGCATTGAGTTATTTGATGATGAAGTTGAAAGTATCCGCTGGTTTAATGCAGAAACCCAGCGCTCTACAGAAACCACCCAAAGCATTGAACTCTTGCCTGCTAAAGAGGTACCTCTAGACAAAAGCGGAATACGTACATTTAAACAACGCTGGTTTGATTTTTTTGAGTGTGACCCAAAAGAGTCCCCTCTGTACATTGATGTAACAAAACAAATTGCGCCAGGTGGTATCGAATATTACTTGCCACTTTTTTTTGAAGAAACCGCCACCATATTTGACTATTTGCCTTTAGATTGCCAACTGGTTTTCAATCAAGATTTAGAAAAAAGCTTACAACATAATTGGAAAGACATAGAACATCGCTATGAAGAGCGACGTCATGATATTCGACATCCTGTACTGCCCCCCAATGAAATTTATTTAAATGATAACCAAACCTTTGCACAATTTAAGCACTATGGCCGTATAAAAACATTCCAAGAAAACATTAAAGAACAAACAGGCCATTATAATTTTTCTCCACCGCAACTGCCGTCTCTTCAGGTCAATCATAAACAAGACAATCCATTAGAAGCCCTTGAAAACTTCTTAATGGAAAACAATGAAACCGTTGTGTTTTGTGTAGAAAGTGCCGGTCGCCGTGAGGCGCTATTAGAGTTACTTGAGCGCATTAACATCAGCCCTCAGGTCATCGATTCATGGTTCGATCTAAACGAACACGAATTTGAGTTTGCCATTACCACCGCCCCCATTGAAGACAGCTTTTTCAGCCAAACCCTTAACGCATGGCTAATCAGCGAGAATGCATTATTTGGTGAGCGTATTCGCCAAAGCCGACGCCAAAAACAAGAAAAAGATCAAAGTGAAAATGTCATTCGCAACCTAACCGAGCTCACAATGGGCGCAGCCGTGGTGCACATTGATCATGGGGTTGGTCGCTACAGAGGCATGCAAACCATAGAAGTTGATGGTGACGCCACTGAATTTGTCATGCTCGAATACGCCGACCAAGCCAAACTTTACGTACCCGTTTCGTCCTTGCACTTAATCAGTCGTTACAGCGGTGCTGATACCGACATGGCTCCCATGCATAAACTGGGAACCGAAAAATGGTCCGCACAACGTCGCAAGGCACTGGAAAAAATCCGCGATACAGCCGCAGAATTATTAGAAATATACGCCAAACGCGAAGCCAAACCTGGCCATGGATTCAGTTTTCCTCGTGATGATTATGAGATTTTTAAATCTGATTTCCCTTTTGAAGAAACCGTTGACCAAAAAACGGCCATCAATGCCGTAATCACCGATATGATGAAAGCCAATCCGATGGATCGACTCGTGTGTGGTGACGTTGGTTTTGGTAAAACAGAAGTGGCGCTTCGTGCTGCCTTTATTGCTGTACAAAATGGCATGCAAGTGGCCGTTCTCGTGCCAACCACTTTACTTGCACAACAACATTTCGAAACCTTTAGCGACCGCTTTGCTGACTGGCCAATAAAAGTTGAAGGTCTTTCACGCTTTAAAACGGGACAAGCTAAAACCAAATCGCTGCAAATGTTAGAAGATGGCTCTGCTGACATTGTCATTGGTACACATAAATTATTGCAAGGTGATGTGAAATTCAAAAACCTTGGATTACTGATCATTGATGAAGAGCATCGCTTTGGGGTTCAACAAAAAGAAAAGGTAAAAGCTCTGCGCGCAGAGATAGATATCCTCACCATGACCGCAACCCCTATACCAAGAACATTAAATATGGCCATGTCAGGGGTACGAGATTTATCGATTATCGCGACACCTCCTGCTCGCCGATTAGCAGTTAAGACCTTTGTAAAAATTTGGGATGAACACTTAATAAAAGAAGCCGTGCTGCGTGAGATTTTACGCGGTGGGCAAGTTTACTTTTTGCATAATGAAGTCAAAACCATTGATAAAGCCGCCGAAGATTTAGCCAAGCTGATTCCTGAAGCGCGTATCGGAGTCTCCCATGGCCAAATGTCAGAGCGACAACTGGAATCGGTTATGGGTGATTTCTATCACAAACGCTTTAACGTTTTAATGTGTACCACCATCATTGAAACCGGTATTGATATCCCCAATGCAAATACCATTATTATTGAGCGCGCGGATAAGTTTGGTTTAGCTCAATTACATCAACTACGTGGACGAGTGGGCCGAAGCCACCACCAAGCCTATGCCTATTTGCTTGCACCACAAGAAAAGAAAGTTTCTAAAGACGCAGAAAAACGCCTAGACGCCATCACAAATGCGCAAGATTTAGGCGCAGGCTTTATGCTCGCCACGCACGATTTAGAGATTCGTGGCGCTGGTGAGTTGTTAGGTGAAGAACAAAGCGGTCACATCCAAAACGTAGGCTTCAGCTTATATATGGAGCTATTAGACCGAGCCGTCGAAGCCATCAAAGAAGGCCGCGAACTTAGTCTTGATAATCCAACCGAGAATCAAGCGGAAATTAACTTACGCATACCAGCGTTAATCCCTGAGGATTATCTACCCGATGTTCACAATCGCCTGATCTTATACAAACGCATTGCCAATGCGAAAGACAAACATGAACTTAAAGACCTACAGGTTGAAATGATTGACCGCTTTGGCTTACTACCACAGCAGGTGAAATACCTATTCCAAGTCACAGAATTAAAATTCAAACTTGCATCATTAGGCATAGTGAAGTTAGATGCCGGTGATAGCCAAGGGCGCATGGAATTTGGCCCACAAACGTCAATTGACCCATATACAATGGTGCGCATGGTGCAAACCAAGCCCGCCAGCTATAAGCTAGATGGCTCAAATGCGTTTAAATTTATATTTGATATGCCAGACGCACAAACGCGCTTCAGCACCATCAACCATGTATTAGATTTGCTTTCTCAACCAGGTACGCCATGA
- a CDS encoding CsiV family protein gives MIIRLLLIFITISSSAFAEDETPVKEARWYKINLTLFQQKPDSHLDESFKFTPLPLNMADVIELKSARPLPLANSGMNASLAFHHENANNLAFTEQTIDQDWADKMSKLDPVNQPILYNAQWQQPVYDQKHSLPIYIESSIQQLGVPQLKGLFYLHVSRYLHSKIDLQFIPENANTPTQLISFQESRRMRSKEIHYIDHPLVGAIIRILPVEHPLKLKEQQNVPQNNQPALDSALNVRL, from the coding sequence ATGATCATCCGTTTACTCTTGATATTTATCACCATTAGCTCAAGCGCGTTTGCTGAAGACGAGACCCCAGTAAAAGAAGCGCGCTGGTATAAAATCAACCTGACATTGTTTCAGCAAAAGCCAGATAGCCACTTAGATGAATCATTCAAATTCACACCTTTGCCGTTAAATATGGCGGATGTAATTGAACTTAAAAGTGCACGCCCATTGCCTTTGGCTAATTCGGGTATGAACGCTTCACTGGCCTTTCACCATGAAAATGCAAACAATCTAGCCTTTACAGAGCAAACGATTGATCAAGACTGGGCCGATAAAATGTCAAAACTAGACCCAGTTAACCAACCCATTTTATACAACGCCCAATGGCAACAACCGGTTTATGACCAAAAGCACAGCTTACCAATTTACATTGAAAGCTCCATTCAACAGCTTGGCGTTCCTCAGTTGAAAGGTTTATTTTACTTGCACGTGTCTCGTTATTTGCACAGTAAAATTGATTTGCAGTTCATCCCTGAAAACGCCAACACACCAACGCAGCTCATTAGCTTTCAAGAAAGCCGCCGCATGCGCAGTAAAGAGATTCATTACATTGATCACCCTTTAGTAGGCGCGATTATTCGTATTTTGCCAGTTGAACATCCACTTAAACTCAAAGAGCAACAGAACGTCCCTCAAAACAATCAACCTGCTTTAGATTCTGCTCTGAATGTTCGCCTATAA
- a CDS encoding S-methyl-5'-thioinosine phosphorylase, translating into MNITLPLTALIGGTGLTQYPGLTISHEKNVETDLGQTSSPLVFGELFGQPVVFLARHGHPHKLPPHKVNYRANLLALKQAGVSEIIAVNAVGGITEGMDAQAICIPDQIIDYTHGREDTFFDGVYKPLDHVDFTHPYDPVLSEKLYKAAQSKNIDVQKGGVYAATQGPRLETIAEINRLEKDGCDVVGMTGMPEAVLARELNIAYASLSLVVNKAAGKSDELITMDDIRNVLDQGMHRVQVIIAGFLENK; encoded by the coding sequence ATGAATATAACCTTGCCTCTGACCGCCCTTATTGGTGGTACTGGTTTAACCCAGTATCCAGGTTTAACGATTAGTCATGAAAAAAATGTAGAAACAGACCTTGGTCAAACAAGTTCTCCTTTGGTCTTTGGTGAGTTATTTGGCCAGCCTGTGGTGTTTTTGGCTCGCCACGGCCATCCCCATAAGTTGCCGCCGCACAAGGTTAACTATCGAGCAAATCTGTTGGCACTCAAACAAGCCGGTGTGAGTGAGATTATTGCGGTGAATGCTGTGGGAGGTATTACTGAAGGGATGGATGCTCAGGCAATTTGCATACCTGATCAAATAATTGATTATACCCATGGCCGTGAAGATACGTTTTTTGATGGTGTTTATAAACCGCTTGATCATGTGGATTTTACGCATCCGTATGATCCGGTTTTGTCTGAAAAATTATACAAAGCAGCGCAATCAAAAAATATTGATGTACAAAAAGGCGGCGTTTATGCAGCTACACAGGGCCCTCGATTAGAAACCATCGCAGAAATTAATCGTTTAGAGAAAGACGGTTGTGATGTGGTGGGGATGACTGGCATGCCAGAGGCGGTTTTGGCCCGTGAGCTTAATATAGCTTATGCCAGTTTATCGTTAGTGGTTAATAAAGCGGCAGGTAAAAGTGACGAATTAATTACCATGGATGATATTCGTAACGTTTTAGATCAAGGTATGCATAGGGTGCAGGTTATTATTGCCGGTTTTTTAGAGAATAAATAA
- a CDS encoding mechanosensitive ion channel family protein yields MLQTEQWLELLTIWWVQGLVGLLLGGIAYFVAKAVIKKLKVKASYTRNLFDDAVVGALETPLYYGVLLCVVVYFLFVIQCEFDVKLLPKLQHLYVVSSAVFFAWFVMRLIRIRENQILKGKIETKADQTTISAIFKLLRITVVVITCLVVFQTLGLSVSGIIAFGGVGGAAVAFASKDLLANFFGGLMVYLDKPFAVGDWVRSPDRNIEGTVENIGWRVTRIRTFDKRPLYVPNSVFTQVSIENPSRMSHRRIYETIGVRYSDFSQVSAICEKVEDLLKNHQDIDESQTLMVNFNRFADSSLEFFIYCFTHTTNWQVFHSIKQDVLFKVGEIILEQGAEIAFPSRSIYMENKVPVVNVQEKFEKV; encoded by the coding sequence ATGTTGCAAACAGAGCAGTGGCTTGAACTTTTAACAATTTGGTGGGTGCAAGGGCTTGTTGGCCTGTTATTAGGTGGTATTGCTTACTTTGTTGCTAAGGCCGTCATAAAAAAACTAAAAGTTAAAGCGAGCTATACAAGAAACTTATTTGATGATGCGGTGGTCGGTGCACTCGAAACGCCACTTTATTATGGCGTGTTGTTATGTGTTGTTGTGTATTTCTTATTTGTGATTCAGTGCGAGTTTGACGTTAAGTTACTTCCAAAGTTACAGCATTTATATGTTGTTTCTTCTGCTGTGTTTTTTGCTTGGTTTGTCATGCGTTTGATTCGTATCCGTGAAAACCAAATTCTTAAAGGAAAAATAGAAACCAAGGCGGATCAAACCACGATTAGCGCAATTTTTAAGCTGTTGCGTATTACCGTTGTGGTGATTACATGTTTGGTGGTTTTTCAAACATTAGGCTTGTCTGTAAGCGGTATTATTGCGTTTGGTGGCGTAGGTGGTGCAGCGGTAGCATTTGCCTCTAAGGATTTACTGGCAAACTTCTTTGGAGGTTTGATGGTTTACTTGGACAAGCCATTTGCAGTGGGTGACTGGGTACGCAGCCCCGATCGCAACATAGAGGGCACAGTAGAAAATATTGGTTGGCGTGTAACCCGAATTCGTACATTTGATAAACGACCTTTGTATGTTCCAAATTCAGTGTTTACCCAAGTGAGTATTGAGAACCCATCAAGAATGAGTCACCGTCGTATCTATGAAACCATAGGGGTGCGCTATAGCGATTTTTCTCAAGTGAGTGCTATCTGTGAAAAAGTTGAAGACTTGTTAAAAAATCATCAGGATATTGATGAGTCCCAAACCCTGATGGTTAACTTTAATCGATTTGCGGACTCTTCTTTAGAATTCTTTATTTACTGCTTTACCCATACAACCAACTGGCAAGTCTTTCACAGCATTAAACAGGATGTTTTGTTTAAAGTTGGGGAGATCATTCTTGAGCAAGGTGCTGAAATAGCCTTTCCAAGTCGCAGTATTTACATGGAAAATAAAGTGCCTGTTGTGAATGTTCAGGAAAAATTTGAAAAAGTATGA